The following coding sequences are from one Triticum dicoccoides isolate Atlit2015 ecotype Zavitan chromosome 4A, WEW_v2.0, whole genome shotgun sequence window:
- the LOC119285608 gene encoding probable LRR receptor-like serine/threonine-protein kinase IRK, translated as MRSLVLLLLVHLVFLAEAKGGGRAGLAAALNDDVLGLIVFKADVVDPEGRLATWSEDDERACAWAGITCDPRTGGVSGLNLAGFGLSGKLGRGLLRLESLQSLSLSANNFSGDIPPDLARLPDLQSLDLSSNAFSGAIPEGFFGKCHALRDVSLANNAFTGDTPDVAACGTLASLNLSSNRLAGILPSGIWSLNALRTLDLSGNAITGELPVGISKMFNLRALNLRRNRLTGSLPDDIGDCPLLRSVDLSSNSLSGNLPESLRRLSTCTDLDLSSNELTGNVPTWVGEMVSLETLDLSGNKFSGEIPGSIGGLMSLRELRLSGNGFTGGLPESIGGCRSLVHVDVSWNSLTGSLPTWVFASGVQWVSVSYNTFSGVVMVPVNATSVIQGVDLSSNSFSGRIPLELSQLLTLQSLNMSWNSLSGSVPASIVEMKSLELLDLSANRLNGSIPSTIGGKSFKVLSLAKNSLTGEIPPQIGDCSALTSLDLSHNSLTGAIPAAIANLTNLQTADLSRNKLTGGLPKQLSNLAHLICFNISHNQLSGDLPPGSFFDTISLSSVSDNPGLCGAKLNSSCPGVLPKPIVLNPDSSSNPLTQKEPVPGGLHHKKTILSISALVAIGAAVLIAVGIITITVLNLQVRAPGSHSAAAAAALELSDGYLSQSPTTDVNAGKLVMFGGGNPEFSASTHALLNKDCELGRGGFGTVYKTTLRDGQPVAIKKLTVSSLVKSQDEFEREVKMLGKLRHRNLVALKGYYWTPSLQLLIYEFVSGGNLHKQLHESSNANYLSWKERFDIVLGMARSLAHLHRHDIIHYNLKSSNIMLDDSGEAKVGDYGLAKLLPLLDRYVLSSKVQSALGYMAPEFTCRTVKITEKCDVYGFGVLVLEVMTGRTPVEYMEDDVIVLCDVVRAALDEGKVEECVDEKLCGKFPLEEAVPIMKLGLVCTSQVPSNRPDMSEVVNILELIRCPQDSPEAELG; from the exons ATGCGGTCCCTCGTGCTGCTGCTCCTCGTCCACCTCGTCTTCTTGGCGGAGGCCAAGGGCGGCGGCCGCGCGGGCCTGGCGGCGGCGCTGAACGACGACGTCCTGGGGCTGATTGTGTTCAAGGCCGACGTGGTGGACCCGGAGGGGCGCCTCGCGACGTGGAGCGAGGACGACGAGCGGGCCTGCGCGTGGGCCGGCATCACCTGCGACCCGCGCACCGGCGGCGTCTCGGGGCTCAACCTCGCCGGCTTCGGCCTCTCCGGCAAGCTCGGACGCGGCCTCCTGCGCCTCGAGTCGCTCCAGTCGCTCTCCCTCTCCGCCAACAACTTCTCCGGCGACATCCCACCCGACCTCGCCCGCCTCCCGGACCTCCAGTCGCTCGACCTCAGCTCCAACGCCTTCTCGGGCGCCATCCCGGAGGGATTCTTCGGCAAGTGCCACGCCCTCCGGGACGTCTCCCTGGCCAACAACGCCTTCACCGGTGACACCCCGGACGTGGCCGCGTGCGGCACGCTCGCGTCTCTCAACCTGTCCTCCAACCGCCTGGCCGGCATACTGCCCAGCGGCATCTGGTCCCTGAATGCGCTGCGAACCCTGGACCTCTCCGGCAATGCCATCACCGGCGAGTTGCCTGTGGGCATCAGCAAGATGTTCAACCTGCGGGCGCTGAACCTGAGGAGGAACCGCCTCACAGGCAGCCTCCCGGATGACATTGGGGACTGTCCGCTGCTGCGGTCAGTGGACCTGAGCTCTAACTCGCTCTCCGGCAACTTGCCGGAGTCCCTGCGGAGGCTCTCCACTTGCACAGACCTTGACTTGAGCTCAAATGAGCTCACCGGAAATGTTCCAACTTGGGTTGGAGAAATGGTGAGCCTGGAGACGCTAGATTTGTCGGGGAACAAGTTCTCCGGGGAGATTCCGGGGTCAATTGGTGGGCTCATGTCACTGAGGGAGCTGAGGCTGTCCGGAAATGGGTTCACCGGTGGCTTGCCCGAGTCAATCGGTGGATGTAGAAGCCTAGTGCACGTTGACGTGAGCTGGAATTCCCTCACTGGCAGCCTGCCTACCTGGGTATTTGCTTCTGGTGTGCAATGGGTGTCGGTGTCCTACAACACATTCAGTGGTGTAGTGATGGTGCCTGTGAATGCAACCTCTGTGATTCAAGGCGTGGACCTGTCAAGCAATTCATTTTCAGGACGGATCCCGTTGGAACTCTCGCAACTGCTCACCTTGCAGTCGCTGAACATGTCTTGGAACTCGCTGTCTGGGAGTGTTCCAGCCAGCATTGTGGAGATGAAGTCACTGGAGCTGCTTGATTTGAGTGCCAATAGGCTCAATGGGAGCATTCCATCTACCATTGGAGGGAAGTCGTTCAAAGTGCTGAGCCTTGCCAAGAACTCCCTCACTGGGGAAATCCCACCCCAGATCGGTGATTGCTCTGCCTTGACATCACT GGATCTATCACACAACAGTCTAACCGGAGCTATTCCAGCAGCAATAGCCAATCTCACCAACCTTCAGACTGCTGATCTTTCTCGGAACAAGCTCACGGGTGGTCTGCCAAAACAGCTCTCCAACCTTGCCCACCTCATTTGCTTCAACATTTCACATAACCAGCTCTCCGGGGACCTCCCTCCTGGTAGCTTTTTTGACACAATTTCCCTCTCATCTGTGTCCGACAATCCTGGCCTTTGCGGTGCAAAGCTCAACTCATCTTGTCCTGGTGTATTACCTAAACCAATTGTACTGAATCCAGACTCTTCTTCCAATCCGCTGACACAGAAAGAGCCTGTGCCTGGGGGGCTCCATCACAAGAAAACCATACTGAGCATCTCAGCCCTTGTTGCAATTGGTGCTGCTGTTCTCATTGCTGTTGGTATCATAACCATTACAGTTCTTAACCTTCAAGTTCGTGCCCCAGGTTctcattctgctgctgctgctgctgcgctggAACTCTCCGATGGATATCTCAGTCAGTCTCCAACAACTGACGTGAATGCAGGCAAGCTTGTCATGTTTGGAGGAGGCAATCCAGAATTCAGTGCCAGTACCCATGCTCTTCTGAACAAGGACTGTGAGCTCGGCCGTGGTGGTTTTGGCACTGTTTACAAGACCACTCTCCGAGATGGCCAACCTGTTGCCATCAAGAAACTGACAGTGTCAAGCTTGGTCAAATCTCAAGATGAATTTGAGAGGGAAGTGAAGATGCTGGGCAAGTTACGCCACCGTAACCTTGTTGCACTCAAGGGCTATTACTGGACGCCATCACTTCAGCTTCTTATCTACGAGTTTGTCTCTGGGGGTAACTTGCATAAACAACTTCATGAATCGTCCAATGCAAATTACCTTTCATGGAAGGAAAGATTTGACATAGTTCTTGGTATGGCAAGAAGCCTGGCTCACCTCCACAGGCATGACATTATCCACTACAATctcaaatcaagcaacattatgctTGATGATTCGGGCGAGGCCAAGGTGGGGGACTACGGATTGGCAAAGCTACTGCCGTTGTTGGATCGGTATGTTCTAAGCAGCAAGGTACAGAGTGCACTTGGTTACATGGCACCAGAATTTACATGCAGGACTGTGAAGATAACCGAGAAATGTGATGTGTATGGATTTGGAGTTCTTGTGCTGGAGGTCATGACAGGGAGGACACCAGTGGAGTACATGGAAGATGATGTTATTGTACTGTGTGATGTGGTGAGGGCTGCTTTGGATGAAGGCAAAGTGGAAGAGTGTGTCGATGAGAAGCTCTGCGGAAAATTCCCACTGGAAGAGGCGGTTcctatcatgaaacttggcttagtTTGTACTTCTCAGGTTCCCTCCAATAGGCCAGACATGAGTGAGGTGGTGAACATATTGGAGTTGATCAGATGCCCACAGGACAGCCCAGAGGCCGAGTTAGGTTAA